The following are encoded in a window of Arthrobacter sp. OAP107 genomic DNA:
- a CDS encoding dihydrofolate reductase family protein, whose translation MSATYTFDVFSSLDGFGSNRGNWGGYWGKQGPELLEHRLALYGEEQRMVFGANTYRAFARMLASSSEDSDVRDPWVTRMTNLPATVVSRTLQEPLDWPDAAVVSGDAIDVVTRLKEESDVPLRSHGSLSMNRALMAAGLVDRVQVTVFPVITGQTGEEPIFQGAADFDLELIESRTLDGHTQQLIYRPSLHV comes from the coding sequence ATGAGCGCCACCTACACCTTCGACGTCTTTTCCAGCCTCGACGGCTTCGGCTCGAACCGCGGCAACTGGGGCGGCTACTGGGGCAAGCAAGGTCCCGAACTTCTCGAACACCGCCTCGCCCTCTACGGGGAGGAGCAGCGGATGGTCTTTGGCGCCAACACGTACCGTGCGTTCGCGCGGATGCTGGCCTCGAGCAGCGAGGACTCCGACGTCCGGGACCCCTGGGTCACGCGCATGACGAATCTGCCGGCAACCGTGGTATCGAGAACGCTGCAGGAACCGCTCGACTGGCCGGACGCAGCTGTCGTGAGTGGCGACGCCATCGACGTGGTCACCCGGCTCAAGGAGGAGTCGGATGTGCCGCTGCGCTCCCACGGCAGCCTGTCCATGAACAGGGCACTGATGGCCGCGGGTCTGGTGGACCGTGTCCAGGTGACGGTCTTCCCAGTGATCACCGGCCAGACCGGAGAAGAACCGATCTTCCAGGGTGCCGCCGACTTTGACCTCGAGCTGATTGAGAGCCGGACGCTCGACGGCCACACCCAACAGCTCATCTACCGGC
- a CDS encoding DUF5808 domain-containing protein: protein MTVAIIVSSALSALLLTLALVLPSITSPTVPFGVRVPVQRAGDPVVVRQTSIYRWRVFLGGILAVGLGVAIYGTTGEAWLLPLPVLVLLAVWYGCFFLANHAIRAAKAAGGWYKGLRQGIAVDTGLRTDPPRFPWRWLAPALILTLATMTIGVVSFPSMPEQLVVHYGANGAPDRIAAKSVGTAFSLVFVQIGMTALLAGMAAAIFRGRPDIDPGHPVGSARWHRQYTALGAKALLGLAGAIDLGLMGSSLLMWTGTATPLAPLVIVLPVLAAVVVAVLAMARHNREPLGGERDTGLAHRDDDKYWRGGLIYVNREDHALMVPRRFGLGWTLNFGNPRAAMLLAGVAALISLVVILRFGS from the coding sequence ATGACCGTTGCCATCATCGTGAGCTCCGCACTATCGGCACTGCTGCTAACGCTGGCCCTGGTGCTGCCCTCAATCACCAGTCCGACCGTCCCGTTCGGAGTCCGGGTACCGGTCCAGCGCGCAGGCGATCCGGTGGTGGTCCGGCAGACGAGCATCTACCGATGGCGTGTATTCCTCGGCGGAATCCTTGCCGTCGGCCTCGGGGTCGCCATCTACGGGACAACGGGTGAGGCCTGGCTGCTGCCGTTGCCGGTCCTGGTGCTCCTCGCGGTCTGGTACGGCTGCTTTTTTCTGGCCAATCACGCGATCCGGGCCGCCAAAGCCGCCGGGGGATGGTACAAGGGATTGCGCCAAGGGATCGCTGTGGACACCGGACTGCGGACGGATCCGCCGCGGTTCCCCTGGCGCTGGCTTGCACCGGCGCTGATCCTCACTCTCGCCACGATGACTATCGGCGTGGTCAGCTTCCCCTCGATGCCCGAACAGCTTGTAGTGCACTACGGGGCCAACGGCGCACCCGACAGGATAGCGGCCAAGTCGGTGGGCACCGCCTTTTCCCTCGTGTTCGTGCAAATAGGAATGACGGCGCTATTGGCAGGCATGGCAGCGGCCATCTTCCGCGGCCGGCCGGACATCGACCCGGGGCACCCGGTCGGCTCCGCGCGCTGGCACCGTCAGTACACCGCGCTCGGCGCGAAGGCACTGCTCGGACTTGCAGGGGCGATCGACCTGGGCTTGATGGGTTCATCGTTGCTGATGTGGACCGGGACGGCTACGCCGTTGGCGCCGCTGGTGATCGTCCTCCCGGTTCTGGCAGCAGTTGTCGTGGCCGTCCTAGCGATGGCCAGGCACAACCGGGAGCCTCTCGGGGGCGAACGGGATACCGGTCTGGCCCACCGCGACGATGACAAGTACTGGCGGGGCGGCCTGATCTATGTCAACCGCGAAGACCACGCCCTGATGGTTCCGCGCCGGTTTGGTCTCGGGTGGACACTGAACTTTGGCAATCCCCGGGCTGCGATGCTTCTGGCTGGCGTGGCTGCACTCATCAGCCTGGTAGTCATCCTCCGCTTCGGTAGCTAA